The following are from one region of the Halictus rubicundus isolate RS-2024b chromosome 15, iyHalRubi1_principal, whole genome shotgun sequence genome:
- the LOC143361660 gene encoding uncharacterized protein LOC143361660 isoform X2, translating to MPGHRQPNSLEGLSLGRVCQQLDGTCRRLQVLSQESSVAQVLAYAKQTIRPYYINALPARLRSQVIEETSKMLYGPASDGSTLFSGPAPLYLLALLLGHDIKQLKVYLCCYYGCSHQTSLLKLLATEGIGLESLKLARSALLRFDCKLLKSALMNMKNLISLSLRNIASDAVLQVVGKACPKLVVLDVACSRQVTDVGLKQLLLQVELRDKVPHATMQEPTSWSRLKILLSKLKMRNCKSEKKEKQGVLLEYYESRNSLCDTLRVLNVANTAVTSAGVLLALVHVPRLESLAEYCHMGRVVEIMNKGLIGFKTPFSLTQARSCRTTPVRLELLAQACPKVEKLHISEPHHPPEALRLFPYVTSLSVRNIPSQGEWLQGFYNYLRTNGHNLHELNLRITQDENPIQVDLKEIFNSCCNLRIFTSDGSNITWSEGPDPPPLKYLKRIKLGRIVSAVAITKILLLAPELTALHVHSCFDLTNEHLEKMLGVSTKPKNPRKSDKCENSLVQNLTCFYIYEASKVSASTVLNMFQHCKRLRKIGNLANWGLDCEGIRMLRTTLIRTNLDVDLCPGEHWFWSNCIQ from the coding sequence ATGCCTGGCCACCGTCAGCCTAACTCCCTAGAGGGGCTTAGTTTGGGACGTGTGTGTCAACAACTCGACGGGACGTGCCGACGGCTGCAGGTGCTTTCGCAGGAATCATCTGTAGCACAGGTCCTGGCTTACGCCAAGCAGACTATCAGGCCCTACTACATAAATGCTCTGCCAGCACGTTTGCGGTCCCAAGTCATCGAGGAGACTTCCAAGATGCTGTACGGACCCGCATCGGATGGATCAACTTTGTTCTCTGGGCCAGCTCCTCTGTATCTACTAGCCCTGCTTCTGGGACACGATATAAAGCAGTTGAAAGTGTATCTTTGTTGCTACTACGGATGCAGTCATCAGACGTCGCTGTTAAAGCTGCTTGCTACCGAAGGAATCGGGCTAGAGTCTTTGAAGTTGGCTCGCTCTGCTTTGCTCAGATTCGATTGTAAACTGTTGAAATCCGCTCTGATGAACATGAAAAATCTAATAAGTCTGTCTCTTCGCAATATAGCCAGTGACGCTGTGCTCCAAGTAGTGGGAAAAGCTTGTCCAAAGCTGGTTGTTTTGGATGTTGCTTGTTCCAGACAAGTCACAGATGTAGGACTGAAGCAATTGCTGTTGCAAGTAGAGCTTAGAGATAAAGTGCCTCACGCCACTATGCAAGAACCCACCAGTTGGTCCAGGTTAAAAATACTACTGTCGAAATTGAAGATGCGAAACTGTAAGTCGGAGAAAAAGGAGAAGCAAGGGGTACTGCTCGAGTACTATGAAAGCAGAAATTCTCTCTGTGATACACTCAGAGTACTTAATGTCGCAAACACTGCAGTGACCAGTGCAGGCGTGTTGTTGGCCTTGGTGCACGTGCCAAGACTAGAATCCTTGGCAGAGTACTGTCACATGGGGAGAGTAGTAGAAATTATGAACAAAGGGCTAATTGGATTCAAAACTCCATTCAGTTTGACCCAGGCGAGAAGCTGCAGAACCACACCAGTACGTTTGGAGCTTTTGGCACAGGCGTGTCCaaaagtggaaaaattacaCATCTCTGAGCCTCATCATCCCCCTGAAGCTTTACGACTGTTTCCCTATGTTACATCTTTAAGTGTACGCAATATTCCATCCCAAGGAGAATGGTTGCAAGGATTCTACAACTACCTTCGCACAAACGGCCACAATCTACACGAGCTCAATCTCAGAATAACTCAGGACGAAAATCCTATTCAGGTGGActtgaaagaaattttcaacaGCTGTTGCAATCTCAGAATATTCACCAGCGACGGTTCCAACATAACTTGGTCAGAGGGACCCGATCCTCCTCCTCTCAAGTACTTAAAGAGAATCAAATTGGGACGCATAGTCAGTGCTGTTGCCATCACCAAAATCCTTTTATTGGCGCCGGAATTAACGGCGCTGCACGTTCACAGTTGTTTCGATCTCACGAATGAACATTTAGAAAAAATGTTGGGTGTGTCCACAAAACCAAAAAATCCGCGAAAGTCTGACAAATGTGAAAATAGTCTAGTGCAGAACTTAACGTGCTTTTACATATACGAAGCTAGCAAAGTGTCTGCGTCCACTGTGCTGAATATGTTCCAACATTGCAAGAGACTcagaaaaattggaaatctAGCGAACTGGGGGTTGGATTGTGAAGGTATTAGAATGTTAAGAACAACACTGATCCGGACAAATTTGGATGTGGATTTATGCCCGGGGGAGCATTGGTTTTGGAGCAATTGCATCCAGTGA
- the LOC143361660 gene encoding uncharacterized protein LOC143361660 isoform X1: MHAQFRISLVNEQEKMPGHRQPNSLEGLSLGRVCQQLDGTCRRLQVLSQESSVAQVLAYAKQTIRPYYINALPARLRSQVIEETSKMLYGPASDGSTLFSGPAPLYLLALLLGHDIKQLKVYLCCYYGCSHQTSLLKLLATEGIGLESLKLARSALLRFDCKLLKSALMNMKNLISLSLRNIASDAVLQVVGKACPKLVVLDVACSRQVTDVGLKQLLLQVELRDKVPHATMQEPTSWSRLKILLSKLKMRNCKSEKKEKQGVLLEYYESRNSLCDTLRVLNVANTAVTSAGVLLALVHVPRLESLAEYCHMGRVVEIMNKGLIGFKTPFSLTQARSCRTTPVRLELLAQACPKVEKLHISEPHHPPEALRLFPYVTSLSVRNIPSQGEWLQGFYNYLRTNGHNLHELNLRITQDENPIQVDLKEIFNSCCNLRIFTSDGSNITWSEGPDPPPLKYLKRIKLGRIVSAVAITKILLLAPELTALHVHSCFDLTNEHLEKMLGVSTKPKNPRKSDKCENSLVQNLTCFYIYEASKVSASTVLNMFQHCKRLRKIGNLANWGLDCEGIRMLRTTLIRTNLDVDLCPGEHWFWSNCIQ, from the exons ATGCATGCACAATTTCGAATATCGCTTG TGAATGAACAAGAGAAGATGCCTGGCCACCGTCAGCCTAACTCCCTAGAGGGGCTTAGTTTGGGACGTGTGTGTCAACAACTCGACGGGACGTGCCGACGGCTGCAGGTGCTTTCGCAGGAATCATCTGTAGCACAGGTCCTGGCTTACGCCAAGCAGACTATCAGGCCCTACTACATAAATGCTCTGCCAGCACGTTTGCGGTCCCAAGTCATCGAGGAGACTTCCAAGATGCTGTACGGACCCGCATCGGATGGATCAACTTTGTTCTCTGGGCCAGCTCCTCTGTATCTACTAGCCCTGCTTCTGGGACACGATATAAAGCAGTTGAAAGTGTATCTTTGTTGCTACTACGGATGCAGTCATCAGACGTCGCTGTTAAAGCTGCTTGCTACCGAAGGAATCGGGCTAGAGTCTTTGAAGTTGGCTCGCTCTGCTTTGCTCAGATTCGATTGTAAACTGTTGAAATCCGCTCTGATGAACATGAAAAATCTAATAAGTCTGTCTCTTCGCAATATAGCCAGTGACGCTGTGCTCCAAGTAGTGGGAAAAGCTTGTCCAAAGCTGGTTGTTTTGGATGTTGCTTGTTCCAGACAAGTCACAGATGTAGGACTGAAGCAATTGCTGTTGCAAGTAGAGCTTAGAGATAAAGTGCCTCACGCCACTATGCAAGAACCCACCAGTTGGTCCAGGTTAAAAATACTACTGTCGAAATTGAAGATGCGAAACTGTAAGTCGGAGAAAAAGGAGAAGCAAGGGGTACTGCTCGAGTACTATGAAAGCAGAAATTCTCTCTGTGATACACTCAGAGTACTTAATGTCGCAAACACTGCAGTGACCAGTGCAGGCGTGTTGTTGGCCTTGGTGCACGTGCCAAGACTAGAATCCTTGGCAGAGTACTGTCACATGGGGAGAGTAGTAGAAATTATGAACAAAGGGCTAATTGGATTCAAAACTCCATTCAGTTTGACCCAGGCGAGAAGCTGCAGAACCACACCAGTACGTTTGGAGCTTTTGGCACAGGCGTGTCCaaaagtggaaaaattacaCATCTCTGAGCCTCATCATCCCCCTGAAGCTTTACGACTGTTTCCCTATGTTACATCTTTAAGTGTACGCAATATTCCATCCCAAGGAGAATGGTTGCAAGGATTCTACAACTACCTTCGCACAAACGGCCACAATCTACACGAGCTCAATCTCAGAATAACTCAGGACGAAAATCCTATTCAGGTGGActtgaaagaaattttcaacaGCTGTTGCAATCTCAGAATATTCACCAGCGACGGTTCCAACATAACTTGGTCAGAGGGACCCGATCCTCCTCCTCTCAAGTACTTAAAGAGAATCAAATTGGGACGCATAGTCAGTGCTGTTGCCATCACCAAAATCCTTTTATTGGCGCCGGAATTAACGGCGCTGCACGTTCACAGTTGTTTCGATCTCACGAATGAACATTTAGAAAAAATGTTGGGTGTGTCCACAAAACCAAAAAATCCGCGAAAGTCTGACAAATGTGAAAATAGTCTAGTGCAGAACTTAACGTGCTTTTACATATACGAAGCTAGCAAAGTGTCTGCGTCCACTGTGCTGAATATGTTCCAACATTGCAAGAGACTcagaaaaattggaaatctAGCGAACTGGGGGTTGGATTGTGAAGGTATTAGAATGTTAAGAACAACACTGATCCGGACAAATTTGGATGTGGATTTATGCCCGGGGGAGCATTGGTTTTGGAGCAATTGCATCCAGTGA